GGttagcctttagtcccgattagtgttactaaccgggattaaaagccATACCAGATTCCCTAGCCGttacaactaggactaaaggggcctctttagtcccggttgatattaccaccAGGACTAAAGCTTCCATTGGAAGTGGCTGTTGGTGATGGCCAtttgactcgggactaaagctctttTAGTTCCGGATCCAAAAATGACCGAAACATATTAtgctggatggaaggtctctTGTCTACTAGTGGTTCCTTCTGAATAAAACCAATTGATGTAATTGGGTAGATGTGCAGTTTTATTGTAGCAGTTGTTATTAGAACCGAAATAATTGGATAGATAATTTATCGTTGCTATCTtcatattactaattggaggttccttttgaagcctctaggtgaagccacctaggattcctaggtggacacttcagaaaaagagagaaatcctagaaattctaactaaaaagcaaaacatccgaccatcaatcaatagattcaaatcatcatagccattagatctattatattttctaaaaaattacccacctatgacattatgaaaatagcctaaagtaaccccctaaatctatatataaattacccacctctgcaattatataaaataaactaaagtaaccccctaatcttcatccaaattacccacttatgtcattataaataatatttaaaataatccctaatttgcaactgaattgcctaccactattacttaaaaacttaaagtaaccccttaaatttgcatctatattaccacacatgccattattaaaaataacatgaggtaattcTACGTTTGAATAAAATAACcttatttaaaaatatacaacaatatatgattctaaatcgtctatatctttcactattggtatacgataaatcgtctatatctttcaatattggtatacgatataataattaaggtctatacgcatgatgtgtgtcaccatttataaggatataaagagATTTtcatgctaaaattgtatctcaaacttaaggttcactaaacaaattcaagcgcatacctgcgatgcaaagtgaaaaattaaagattataaatgtggatgaaaatattatagattaattactaactaaaatttatcataattggatgaagatattaagtatatatctacataagtatcgtgtttgaatatttaacaaacgagaggtagcttatggtaatagttttgtagcaatgtagtcttattttttttccattggagactccgcattagttcgcacgagacaagctagaaaaaagagacaaattctcataaaaattaaaaacatcaaagaccaatcctgtaaactctaataatcatagccattgatctattatattttctaaaaagttacccaccactgtgaacaatattcaaaaatgagatctaaacctatatctaaattaccgagatcagctattataaaaaataatctaaagtaaccccgtaatcttcatccaatttactaatacacatcattataaagcataacttaaaatgtcattctaaaacttcatctatgttacccacgtgtgtcgttattaaaaataacctaaagtaaacgcctaaatattaatctaattatcttcatgtgcatcatacagaaatatcgaaaagtaaactaatatatgattctaaattacctatttatatcattgttaatataaaaatactaagttaaagtatatacacatgatgaatGCCACTATTTAGaacatttatacatgtatgtgaggaattgatgaaaaatattgatttgtatgctaaacataatgtatggagaattggaggtgtgatacaaaatggaaaaagtacgaATATGGGTGAAAACGTGCAtagaataattattaattaaaaatcaatcacaactggatagagataggtacatatctatataagtattatgttgaagtattgaaaaataagagagtagtaggtaaacaattttgattattagctaggagtttaatttctaaataatttttaaatacaatagattctaaaaaatattagcctgtgcgggagcacgggttgatggactaatTTTTCATAGGGGAGATGAATAATGAGATCCCTCCGTCCACTTTTTCTCCACACTATGCCGCTACGTGCGCGTGTATGCACCCATTTGCAAGAATTAGAAATGGCTTGACATATAACTTTTGGTCATGTAATGTATGTTAAAGATGGTTTTTTAAGAACTAACAGAGCACTGCCACATCATTTATCATTTAAGAAGGAGAGTGAAGTCGAGGATTATATCATGACAATTACATAAATAACTTGCAATACTCTAGCTCTTAAACAGTCTAATAAACTAAACATTAAAACGAAAACCCTCCTGGCTCCCAGCACTGAGCACCCGCGATGCCATTTCAACTTTGATCATTGTAGCCACCTGCCTCGGCTGCTCCCTTTTCCCTTCGAAGATCCGATTCCGTTCCTTCCAAATATTCCAAGTTGGGTACACAATCACTGCACTTTCGCACGCTTTGGCTTCATGGCCATTTCTGTCAGTTCGCTATTCCACCATTCTCCCACTCCCTTGTTCGGGTCTGGCACAGGCGCACATCAATCAGATCTCGTGTTTATTGTCTCATCATCTCCCAAACTTCACGGGCATATGGGCAGTGTAGGCACATATGATCCGCCGTCTCTTGCACTTGATCACAAAGTGCACATTCCAATCTGCACGGCCAATCCCTAGCAAACAGGCAAAAAATTTGTGTTTGCCCTCTGCCAATGCAAAGAATTTATGTTAAAGATGCTCACACATATACTTCTAATGCATGATCACAGATTGTCATCTAAGGGGATAATGATGATTCCATCCTTATTTTCTCAAgtatatatattttcttttgcCATATTAGTAGGAGTTGGTGGAGCCTAAACAAATGTTCGAGCGAGGAGTAAAGGGTTAGTAGGTGAAAATTTGAGCAAACATGCATAAAAATGCATTTTTATCAATGTTATTTATGTTGAATATTTTGCGTTGAAGATTTAGGAAATAAGTCCTTCTTTGTCGCGGTGCACAAGTTTACCCAAATACACAAAGTTTATATCGCTATGGTTTCTTTTCCACTACATTGTGAATATAGATCACATAAAATTGGCTACCAATTCAACTTTACCTTAAGGGCATATATCCTGTTAATCATCATCTATTGTGTCATTTTTATCTGCCGTAGACAACTCAACGGCAATATCTATATATATGTAATTAATTGGGTTTATATTTTTGAGCAACTGCAGAATTATCTAGGATGGGAATGTGGGATGACCCCATATCACGTGGCCATTTCGTGGATTATGGTGTGGTTACATGATTATATCTTACCATTTTCCTTGTGAATAATCAACTCACTCCTTTCAAACCCAACAAGATGGTCAGATTTAGAGCAATCTGCAGATCAAAAGACCATAAAAATGTCAATTTTATCAAAATCAAGCAacctttatttttcctttttatcctCCCACCAGTACCATTGCCGTGTGGCATGGAGTTTATGCTGAAGCCGTCTAATAAGCTTAGTAGATAGACAACCTACAATCTCTctgctccatttttttttgcgggtaatCTCTCTGCTTCATAACAAGCACAAATTTGATGTCGCAAATGTTTATGTCCATTAAAAAGCCCAAACCCATACTAGGCCACAAGTCAAGGCCCAAAAGGCAGAACTTTATTTGAGCCTCAAGCTTCAAAGCAAAAGACCAGAACATGCCGTGCCAGATCTCAGTCCAAAGTGGAATTGTGTTGACATGTGACACAAAGGGACATGGTGTAAAACGATATGTTCACTTCAACTACACCATGAAAATCTATAAGAAATGAACGTGAGTGTATAATCATCATTTGAAGGATCCGCATGTGACATATTTATGAGATTAGAAATGCAACTTCACATTTTACAACACTCTATATAAAGCACCTAGCTGAAAGCAGCAGCAGAGAGTATATAACCAATAGCAGCAAGAAGAAAAGCCCAGGCCGAGCAGTGAATTCCACAGCGGCGGCAGGCAGCTCACATCTCGACAGGGACCCTCTTGTACAGCTCCTCGTTCTCCAGGCGCGGCCTGGCGACGGCCTGCAGCGGCGTGCCCATGAACGTGACGAGCCCGGGGGACTCCATCATGTCGACGTCCTCCGGCCTGGTGCCCTCCGGCAGGGACCACTCGAAGTGGTGCAGCAGGTGCCCGATCATGGAGGCCACGAGGTTGATGCCAAGCTGCGCGCCGGGGCAcacccgccggccggcgccgaacGGCAGCACCCTGAAGTCGCTGCCCTTGATGTCGATGCTCTCCTCCATGAAGCGCTCCGGCCTGTACTCCAGCGGGTTGCTCCACACCTTGGGGtcgcgcgccaccgcccacACGTTCACCATCACGTTGGTGCCCTTGGGGATGTCGTAGCCGCCGATCTTGACGCTCGTGCTGGCCTTGTGCGGGAGCATGAGCGGCGTCGGCGGGTGCAGCCGGAGCGACTCCTTGACGACGGCCTGCAGGTAGGGGAGGCTCTGGAAGTCGGTCTCCAACATGACGCGGTCGCGGCCGACGACGCGGTCGAGCTCCTCTTGCAGCTTCTTCTGCACCCTGGGGTTCCTCACCAGCTCTGCCATCGCCCACTCGACTGAGATGACTGTCGTGTCCATTCCAGCAGTGATCATGTCCTGAACAGGGAGGGGGGAATCAAGGAAGATTAGTACTCAGCACGAGTTACCAGGATCGGTATCAGTAATGAAAATGTACATGGTGGATCCCCCCTTGAATTATTGGGGAAAAACATATGGTTTTCACCAAGTGGCTCAGTAGCTAACTGGCCTAACTTTTGCACTTTTCTCGTGTTTGATAGTAGGTGAATGATTGAACATAAAGTTCAACCATTTCCAACTACAGAGTAAACATAGACTTTTTCCAAAACCCACCATCTTACACCTACCTTGAGAAAGTGACGTCTCATTCTGACCCAAACTACATACTGAACCTACTGGACTACTGGAGTAGGCAAAAGAATTCTCCAGTGAACTTTATAAATCAGTATTCTTTTGCCTACTGACCCAAACTACATGCTGATGCACATGCACACATCTAGTATTAAAAGAATTCAGCAGTGCATCACATCTCACATCTGAGGAATAAAAAACTTAAAATAAACTCCAGGAGGAGGCATATACAAATGACTGAATGAGTAATCTGTGAGAAAAGGGATCCAACATACCCATAGAAGTCCAATAACCGTGTCTTCGCTAAGGTCATACTGCTCTTTGAGGGTGAAAAGTGCATCCACAAAGTGCTGCTTGGCACCACTCTCCTTGAGAGCCTTAGCATGCTCTTCAATGATCTTCATTGTCAGGCGGTCCCTTCTCTCATTGTGAGTTTTGTAGAGCTCCTCGTTAAGTGGACACAACCATCTCAAATACCAAATAAACTCAGCAACAGAGAGAGATGCACCAATCTTGATCCCGTTGTGCACGATAGTCTTAAACTCACGCCCTTGCTCATCAACTTCACCGTTTGCATTCATGAACCGCTTCCCAAATGCCAGCCTTGTTATGTTGTTGAAGGCCACCATAGAAAGGTGGTTCCTCACTACCACTGGCTTTCcttcattacctgaaaacaatATAAGATAAAGTAATAATTTAAAATTAGATACTACTGCGAAATGCCTACCTGATCTGGTAGCTGACTGTTTCAATAGTGTAATTCATAGAAATATGTtatatttcctttttttgtgGGTCATTCCAGGAATTACATTATGGAAAAATAAATGTTTGCTAAACAATATAAAAATGTTATCAATGGGTAGTTTGCTTTTGCAACTAAAATTACAAACCAGGAAGGAGCATAAGACGACCAGTGGAACAATCAATTTTGTGTTAAATAAAATCAAAAGGTTATCAATGAGTGGTTTGCTTTGCAACTAACATCAGAAGAAATGTGCATAGGACTATACATATTATTCATGAATACTAGAAAAATAAAACCTAACACTAGTGCAAAGAGATATATTCTGTATAATAACATGTCACCAAATAGAGTTCACATGCATTTTGCTATCTGAACTCCCCCTTTTGGGATATGCTGCAGCAATCCGTTCAAACCCACTCACTGATTGCTACGAAACTACAAATACCCAATACTGCAGCAGAGTCTGGTTAAAGACTAAAAGCTATGTTGATTGAGCTCAAAATCACATTTATAACATATCATCAATCTGGTCAGCAAGTTTCTTTTTTAGAACTCCAATGGTATTAGCCTAGTTCGAACTTGGAGTCTCAGACAAATCAATGTAACATTTTTGCAAATGTCACATGGTAAGCTGCTCAGAAATCCAGGTTGTTTAAAATGCTCTCAGATTGCACAAGTGAACTACTGAACTATATAGTTCTGCATTAAAGCAAACCTGAATTCTTATGTTTGCGAGTTGTCACCACATTCATAATCTCCCATGTGCTGATCAAACTAATTgccaagaaaacaaaaaaggaacCCTAATATGATTTTCATGAGCTATAGTTATGGCCAATGACAATGAAGTCAAACTTGCTGGTTTGGTCAAACTGGCCTAATGCCAATAGAGAATGCTTGGCGCACCAAGCTAAATTTGCATGTTATTCTCTCAGTGAGAGGACAGACTTCCCATCAGCACTTGCATCACATTATTATTTCTAGGCTGAGCCTATAGTAGTGTGAAAAATTCTTTAACAAAGTGTAGTGTGGAAACGGCCAAATTAGCAGAAGCCCAACCAAATACTTAAAACGGCATCTAGATCAAGAACAGCCTTGCGCCCTATGAATCCTAAAACTCATGGGACGACCAGTCAAATTTTATAATATAACTACCATGTCTGGTCGATATCAAGTATAACCCTGTTGCCTAATAAAATAAACCCCAAGGTTCCTCAGCTCAATGCAGCTCATCGACTCACCGATTATCAGTACTACTGCCTACTGGTGCCACTGTGCACACCAATTTAGCAAAATTATTGACGCTATGTCACCTCCGATAACGTGCTACCATGTGGCCACCTTCACAATACGAGGCCTTTCTATTCGTTTACCTGTGATTGGCTGAGATTTGACATTTCCCCTACAGTTTTACACAAAACCATCAAGAAGCCTACGAAGTTGCCGACCGAGGCCTGGCATTTTTCTCAACGATCGTAGCAGGCTTGCCACAAGAGCACAGAGCGAGTAGATACGCAATTACCGGCACTACTTAGCCGAGTCAACAGGAGGCAGCAGCTGGTCACCAAATCCACCAACACAGGCAGCGACACGCCGACACCCCCAGCAACGACCCCACCACGTCCCCACGACAAGTCTTCGTACCAAAGAATCGTCCTCCTTTTTTCACCGAACACCCTCAATTTTGTACGAATTGCATACACCTAACACCATCTGGGATCGAAGAGATGAGCAGTGAGATGAGATCTCTGGTTACTCACCCGGGGCGGTGGCGTCGCGGTGGACGGACTCGACCATGGCGGTGACCTCGTCCTCGCGAATGGGGCGCAGCGCCTCGAGGCGCTTGGGGGTGAAGAGCTCGAGGTTGCAGAGCTTGCGCACCTTGATGTAGTGCGGGCCGTAGTCGGCCCAGATCAGATCCTGCCCGTTGCGGCTGAACCGCTGCGTGGAGCGGTTCCGCGGCCGGTCCGCCAGCTGCtggtccttctccttgagcacctccttggcgagctccgaGGTGGAGACGACGACGGTGAGGCCGGAGCCGAACCAGACGGAGATGATGGGCCCGTACCGCTCCGCCCACTCCTGGAAGCAGCGGCACCGGATCGGCTTGATCTGCCGCAGGTTGCCCAGCACGGGCCAGGGCCGCGGGCCGGGCGGGAGGCGGCCGACGCGGAGCCGGTTGAGGAGCGCGAGGGAGAGCGGGATCAGGACCGCCGCCAGGCcgacggagaggaggagggaggcgtcCATGGCTGCCCGGCAGGCCGCAGGCGTTGCGGGTTTGGTGGAGTGGAAcaatggtggtggtg
This sequence is a window from Setaria italica strain Yugu1 chromosome III, Setaria_italica_v2.0, whole genome shotgun sequence. Protein-coding genes within it:
- the LOC101771055 gene encoding cytochrome P450 98A1; its protein translation is MDASLLLSVGLAAVLIPLSLALLNRLRVGRLPPGPRPWPVLGNLRQIKPIRCRCFQEWAERYGPIISVWFGSGLTVVVSTSELAKEVLKEKDQQLADRPRNRSTQRFSRNGQDLIWADYGPHYIKVRKLCNLELFTPKRLEALRPIREDEVTAMVESVHRDATAPGNEGKPVVVRNHLSMVAFNNITRLAFGKRFMNANGEVDEQGREFKTIVHNGIKIGASLSVAEFIWYLRWLCPLNEELYKTHNERRDRLTMKIIEEHAKALKESGAKQHFVDALFTLKEQYDLSEDTVIGLLWDMITAGMDTTVISVEWAMAELVRNPRVQKKLQEELDRVVGRDRVMLETDFQSLPYLQAVVKESLRLHPPTPLMLPHKASTSVKIGGYDIPKGTNVMVNVWAVARDPKVWSNPLEYRPERFMEESIDIKGSDFRVLPFGAGRRVCPGAQLGINLVASMIGHLLHHFEWSLPEGTRPEDVDMMESPGLVTFMGTPLQAVARPRLENEELYKRVPVEM